One segment of Solanum lycopersicum chromosome 1, SLM_r2.1 DNA contains the following:
- the LOC101255827 gene encoding furcatin hydrolase-like, giving the protein MGLLIQISLLLLIGIFLPIISSSVPNYYYYYYYNNVSIPFNKTSFPSDFIFGSSSAAYQYEGAATEDGRGPSIWDSFTHNHPERIADHSNGDVAIDFYHRYKDDIKLMKFEGLNGFRFSISWSRVLPYGKLCRGVNKQGIAFYNNLINELLAKGIQPMVTLFHWDLSQVLEDEYLGFLNTQIIYDFQDYAELCFKEFGDRVKLWTTINEPSGYAITGYDIGIFPPMRCSSWRTTACFAGNSSTEPYIVAHHLLLAHAQTAKLYRDKYQVSQKGEIGIVLVASWFEPYSKRMKDIDATQRAIDFSLGWFIHPLIYGNYPEIMCKIVGNRLPKFTIEEAEMVKGSSDFIGLNYYTTMYAANLNVTPNKENISYLSDFQVNQTVERNGKLIGEPTGSAVFHVVPRGILEVLVYTKEKYNNPKIYITENGMIINIFLQL; this is encoded by the exons ATGGGATTACTAATTCAGATCTCTTTACTTCTCTTAATTGGGATTTTTTTACCAATTATAAGTTCTTCTGTgcctaattattattattattattattataataatgtcTCAATCCCATTTAATAAAACCAGTTTTCCATCAGATTTCATTTTTGGATCTTCCTCTGCTGCTTATCAG TATGAAGGAGCAGCTACTGAAGATGGTAGAGGTCCTAGTATTTGGGATTCCTTTACCCACAACCATCCTG AAAGGATAGCTGACCATAGTAATGGTGACGTAGCGATTGATTTTTACCATCGTTACAAg GATGATATAAAGCTAATGAAATTTGAAGGATTGAATGGTTTCAGATTTTCCATATCTTGGTCAAGAGTTTTACCAT ATGGGAAGCTTTGTAGAGGAGTAAATAAACAAGGCATTGCCTTCTATAATAATCTTATCAATGAGCTCCTAGCTAAAG GTATACAACCTATGGTTACCCTATTCCATTGGGATCTATCCCAAGTCCTTGAAGATGAGTATCTTGGCTTTCTAAACACACAAATTAT ttatGATTTTCAAGATTATGCAGAATTGTGTTTCAAAGAATTTGGTGATAGAGTTAAACTTTGGACCACAATAAATGAACCAAGTGGCTATGCAATTACTGGTTATGACATTGGTATTTTTCCTCCTATGAGATGCTCTTCTTGGAGGACCACTGCTTGTTTTGCTGGTAACTCTTCCACTGAGCCTTACATAGTTGCCCATCATTTGCTGCTTGCTCATGCACAAACAGCCAAATTATACAGAGACAAATATCAG gtATCGCAGAAAGGGGAGATTGGGATAGTACTAGTGGCTAGTTGGTTCGAGCCCTATTCCAAGAGGATGAAAGATATAGACGCAACACAACGAGCCATCGACTTCTCGCTCGGATG GTTTATACATCCATTAATATATGGTAATTATCCAGAAATTATGTGCAAAATCGTGGGAAATCGTTTACCAAAATTCACAATAGAAGAAGCTGAGATGGTGAAGGGTTCCTCTGATTTCATAGGACTAAATTACTATACAACAATGTATGCAGCAAATCTTAATGTTActccaaataaagaaaatattagctACCTATCAGATTTTCAAGTAAATCAAACAg tGGAAAGAAATGGAAAGCTTATTGGTGAACCG ACAGGATCGGCAGTTTTCCATGTTGTCCCAAGAGGAATTTTAGAAGTTCTTGTCTATACAAAAGAAAAGTACAATaatccaaaaatttacataacaGAGAATGGtatgataataaatatttttctacaactatga